The following proteins come from a genomic window of Paenibacillus sp. CAA11:
- the recQ gene encoding DNA helicase RecQ gives MSTQIQSLAEARELLQKYYGYPDFREGQKSIVESLLQGQDTLGIMPTGGGKSICYQIPALLLPGLTLVVSPLISLMKDQVDALTTMGISAAYINSTLSGKEVNDRIRAAKRGELKLLYVAPERLELDWFRDEMSTLLISCVAVDEAHCVSQWGHDFRTSYLAVSPFVDSLPERPIVAAFTATATPEVTEDMLVLLRLQDPAVFVTGLGRDNLAMSVLRGENKREYVLNYARAHTSEPGIIYAATRKEVDDLYERLGQAGIPAGRYHAGLPDEEREHMQEAFLYDDIRVMVATNAFGMGIDKSNVRYVIHYNMPKNMEAYVQEAGRAGRDGEPSDCILLFSPQDIMTQKFLIEQNPQDEDRKRNDYRKLQQMVEYCYSNRCLRWSMLEYFGEKHDQKPCGICSSCRDERELVDMTRDAQIIFSCIHRMRERFGVSLVASVLKGSQNKKVLQYGFDKLPTYAMMPRRSEKEISELINVFIAEGYLALSEGQYPVVRLTPLGVDVLKGQHQVMQRAPQPASPQTGRGRRGQAQDLGPSAVNETVFEQLRLIRRDLAQRDQVPSYIIFNDATLREMSIICPQTEQEMLRIKGVGEVKYRKYGRPFLEFFQDQGTAVVEDDYE, from the coding sequence ATGAGTACACAAATACAGTCGCTGGCCGAGGCGCGTGAGCTGCTGCAGAAATATTACGGTTACCCAGATTTTCGGGAAGGTCAAAAAAGTATCGTAGAGAGCCTGCTCCAGGGACAGGATACGCTGGGAATCATGCCGACCGGTGGAGGCAAGTCCATCTGTTATCAAATTCCTGCCCTTTTGCTGCCAGGGCTTACTCTGGTCGTATCGCCGCTGATCTCCCTGATGAAGGATCAGGTCGACGCCCTGACAACGATGGGCATCTCTGCCGCTTACATCAACAGCACCCTTTCGGGCAAAGAAGTGAATGATCGCATCCGCGCGGCTAAGCGCGGTGAGCTGAAGCTATTGTACGTCGCTCCCGAACGGCTGGAGCTGGACTGGTTCCGTGACGAGATGAGCACGCTCCTCATTTCCTGTGTAGCTGTGGACGAGGCGCACTGCGTATCCCAGTGGGGACACGACTTCCGGACAAGCTATTTAGCGGTCTCGCCGTTCGTTGACAGCTTGCCGGAGCGTCCGATTGTCGCAGCGTTCACGGCAACGGCTACGCCAGAAGTTACGGAGGATATGCTGGTCCTTCTGCGCCTTCAGGACCCGGCCGTTTTTGTAACCGGACTCGGGCGCGACAATTTGGCCATGTCCGTGCTGCGCGGGGAGAATAAGCGGGAGTATGTGCTTAATTATGCGCGAGCGCATACCAGTGAGCCTGGAATCATCTATGCCGCCACGCGTAAAGAGGTCGATGATCTGTATGAGCGGCTTGGACAAGCGGGAATCCCTGCTGGCAGGTACCATGCTGGTCTGCCGGATGAAGAGCGCGAGCATATGCAGGAAGCTTTTCTATATGATGATATCCGGGTGATGGTAGCTACGAATGCCTTCGGTATGGGAATCGACAAGTCCAATGTCCGGTATGTTATTCACTATAATATGCCAAAGAATATGGAGGCTTATGTCCAGGAGGCTGGTCGCGCCGGGCGTGACGGTGAACCGAGCGATTGCATTCTGCTGTTCAGCCCGCAGGATATCATGACCCAGAAGTTTCTGATTGAGCAGAATCCGCAGGATGAGGACCGCAAGCGCAATGATTACCGCAAGCTTCAGCAGATGGTGGAATACTGCTATTCGAACCGCTGTTTACGCTGGTCGATGCTGGAGTACTTTGGCGAGAAGCATGATCAGAAGCCCTGCGGCATCTGCAGCTCCTGCCGGGACGAGCGGGAGCTGGTGGACATGACCCGGGATGCGCAGATTATTTTCTCCTGCATCCACCGCATGCGCGAACGCTTTGGCGTATCCTTGGTTGCTTCGGTGCTGAAGGGGTCGCAGAACAAGAAGGTGCTCCAGTACGGATTTGACAAGCTGCCCACCTATGCCATGATGCCCCGGCGTTCTGAGAAGGAAATCTCCGAGCTGATCAATGTGTTTATTGCAGAGGGCTATTTGGCACTTAGTGAAGGGCAGTACCCTGTGGTCAGATTAACACCGCTTGGAGTAGATGTGTTGAAAGGGCAGCACCAGGTGATGCAGCGGGCGCCTCAGCCTGCTTCACCACAGACGGGCAGGGGCCGGCGCGGACAGGCGCAGGATCTTGGGCCATCGGCTGTTAACGAGACGGTCTTTGAGCAGCTGCGGTTGATTCGGCGGGATCTTGCCCAGCGTGATCAGGTGCCATCCTACATTATTTTTAATGATGCTACCTTGCGCGAGATGAGTATTATCTGCCCGCAGACGGAGCAGGAGATGCTGCGAATCAAGGGGGTCGGTGAAGTGAAATACCGGAAGTATGGCCGCCCGTTCCTGGAATTTTTTCAAGACCAGGGCACAGCTGTAGTGGAAGATGACTACGAATAA
- a CDS encoding B12-binding domain-containing radical SAM protein: MKVVLATLNAKYIHTSMAIRLLKAYSQHEFDIDLAEYTIKDPVMNIVSDLYRRKPDVIGFSCYIWNIEETIKVIEILKKVMPETEIVLGGPEVSYDTEHWMQRIPGVDYIVMGEGEETFHHLLQTIQGDRKFHFVYGIAYRKGEETVIMPARPKSDLNTLPSPHRFPEDLPDLSKRIVYFETSRGCPFNCQFCLSSIEVGVRYYDIERVKSDILYLIEGGAKVIKFLDRTFNINRKYAMEMFEFLIENHRGCVFQFEITADIMRPEVLDYLAEHAPPGIFRFEIGVQSTHDPTNELVKRRQNFTKLSRTVTKIKESGKIDQHLDLIAGLPLEDYATFRKTFNDVFAMEPEELQLGFLKMLRGTGLRQDAEKYNYTYMDHAPYEILSTQWLPFEDIIRLKRLEDVLEKYWNAHRMDYTLRYLMKHEFDSPFDFFQEFGNYWEERGWQRIGHQLEDLFVRLNEFLEERSLKHPEVVLGLMKLDYLLGHKHKPRKIWWSDPLRKADLAPLLRQLLQNPELISFEFAARGLGERELQKLMHAEELPFNLREVLDGQDGGRAPEPSLMLFFYSQNEASKPEFYVLPRLEPLALD; the protein is encoded by the coding sequence ATGAAGGTTGTATTGGCCACATTAAATGCGAAGTATATCCATACCTCGATGGCGATCCGGCTGCTCAAAGCCTATAGTCAGCATGAGTTCGATATTGATCTTGCCGAATACACCATTAAGGACCCCGTTATGAATATCGTGTCAGATCTCTATCGCAGAAAGCCGGATGTGATCGGATTCTCCTGCTATATCTGGAACATCGAGGAGACGATCAAAGTGATTGAGATCCTGAAGAAGGTCATGCCCGAGACGGAGATCGTGCTGGGAGGACCGGAGGTTTCTTACGATACAGAGCACTGGATGCAGCGTATTCCTGGCGTTGATTATATTGTCATGGGGGAAGGGGAAGAAACCTTTCATCATTTGCTTCAGACGATTCAGGGAGATCGGAAATTTCATTTTGTCTACGGCATTGCGTATCGTAAGGGCGAGGAGACTGTCATCATGCCAGCTCGGCCGAAGAGCGATCTGAACACCCTGCCTTCGCCGCATCGCTTCCCGGAAGACCTGCCCGATCTTAGCAAGCGGATTGTCTATTTTGAGACGAGCCGCGGCTGTCCGTTCAATTGTCAATTTTGTCTATCGAGCATTGAGGTAGGCGTAAGATATTACGATATCGAACGGGTGAAATCGGATATTCTTTATCTAATTGAAGGCGGTGCGAAGGTGATTAAATTCCTGGACCGTACCTTTAACATTAACCGGAAATACGCCATGGAGATGTTTGAGTTTCTCATTGAAAATCATAGGGGCTGTGTATTCCAGTTCGAGATCACGGCGGATATTATGCGGCCCGAGGTTCTGGATTATTTGGCAGAGCATGCGCCGCCGGGCATCTTCCGATTTGAGATTGGAGTACAGTCTACCCACGATCCGACGAACGAGCTCGTAAAGCGGCGCCAGAATTTCACGAAGCTGTCCCGCACTGTGACGAAAATCAAAGAATCCGGCAAGATCGATCAGCATTTGGATTTGATTGCCGGTCTGCCGTTAGAGGATTATGCGACCTTCCGAAAGACCTTTAACGATGTCTTCGCGATGGAGCCGGAGGAGCTTCAGCTTGGCTTCCTGAAGATGCTGCGCGGGACAGGCCTTCGTCAGGATGCAGAGAAATACAATTATACTTATATGGATCATGCCCCCTATGAAATTCTGAGCACGCAGTGGCTGCCTTTTGAGGATATTATTCGGCTCAAGCGGCTGGAGGATGTGCTGGAGAAATATTGGAACGCCCACCGGATGGATTATACCCTGCGGTATTTAATGAAGCATGAATTCGATTCGCCGTTCGACTTCTTTCAGGAGTTCGGCAATTATTGGGAGGAGCGGGGCTGGCAGCGGATCGGACATCAGCTTGAGGACTTGTTCGTTCGATTGAATGAATTCCTCGAAGAGCGAAGCTTAAAGCATCCCGAAGTGGTCCTGGGTCTGATGAAGCTTGATTATCTGCTGGGCCATAAGCACAAGCCACGCAAAATATGGTGGAGCGACCCTCTGCGCAAAGCAGACCTGGCACCGCTGCTGCGGCAGCTTCTTCAAAATCCGGAGCTGATCTCTTTCGAGTTTGCAGCACGGGGCTTGGGAGAGCGCGAGCTTCAGAAGCTGATGCATGCGGAGGAACTGCCGTTCAATCTTCGTGAGGTGCTGGATGGGCAGGATGGCGGCAGGGCGCCTGAGCCATCTCTGATGCTCTTCTTCTATTCGCAGAATGAAGCGAGTAAGCCGGAGTTTTATGTTCTGCCGCGGCTAGAGCCTTTAGCTCTAGATTAG
- a CDS encoding alpha/beta hydrolase, translated as MNSEGQKVFVNYWVQDPEHAPRGIVQISHGMAETSARYERFARELTAQGFAVYANDHRGHGKTAGYPEYLGYAGPDGHNGMVDDLLLLGSEIRLRHAGIPLFLLGHSMGSFLVQKTMYLSPEPYTGFLLTGSCGGQGGLAAGQLLASAQVRLQGAQHPSLLLNALVFGRYNRQFAPVRTPFDWLTRDQTEVDKFIEDPFCGALCSAGFFYDFFGLLREIHRPEHMAKIPKDKPVFIFSGEEDPVGLNGKGVHRLIEAYKELGLEQVDWKLYPHARHELLNELNRDEVTEDVLYWLNRQLQLSSSSAPSD; from the coding sequence ATGAATTCCGAAGGACAGAAGGTGTTCGTCAATTACTGGGTACAAGATCCGGAACATGCACCGCGGGGAATCGTTCAGATCTCCCATGGTATGGCAGAGACGTCGGCCAGATACGAGCGATTCGCCCGTGAGCTTACAGCGCAAGGCTTCGCTGTATATGCCAATGATCACCGGGGGCATGGGAAGACAGCCGGATACCCTGAGTATCTCGGATATGCAGGTCCGGATGGCCACAATGGCATGGTGGATGACCTCCTGCTGCTTGGCAGCGAAATCCGGCTGCGTCATGCCGGAATTCCCCTTTTTCTATTAGGGCATAGTATGGGATCCTTCCTCGTCCAGAAGACGATGTACCTGAGCCCGGAGCCTTACACCGGCTTCCTCCTGACCGGAAGCTGCGGCGGGCAGGGGGGACTTGCGGCAGGCCAGCTGCTGGCATCGGCGCAAGTCCGGCTGCAAGGCGCTCAGCATCCCAGCCTGCTCCTAAACGCACTGGTGTTTGGCAGATATAACCGGCAGTTTGCACCGGTTCGAACCCCCTTCGATTGGCTGACTAGAGATCAGACCGAGGTGGATAAATTCATTGAGGATCCCTTCTGCGGTGCCCTTTGCAGCGCAGGGTTCTTCTACGACTTCTTCGGTCTGCTGCGGGAAATCCATCGCCCTGAACACATGGCCAAAATACCGAAAGACAAACCTGTGTTCATCTTCAGCGGTGAAGAAGATCCCGTGGGCCTTAATGGCAAAGGAGTACATAGGCTCATTGAAGCCTATAAGGAGCTGGGCCTTGAGCAGGTAGACTGGAAGCTGTATCCACATGCACGCCACGAGCTGCTGAATGAGCTTAACCGGGATGAGGTGACCGAAGATGTGCTGTATTGGCTCAACCGCCAGCTTCAACTCTCTTCATCCTCTGCCCCTTCAGATTAA
- a CDS encoding VOC family protein encodes MSVRKIEHVGIRVSVLEDSIEFYIRVIGLKLLHTVGEVGADVRLAFLTFPSQNSVEVELVYKKAPEELAHEGRVNHIAFTVDHIEQEYERIANLGLSGLDKEIRTLEGGSRYFFFNGPDGERIEFFEPAQLEEL; translated from the coding sequence ATGAGTGTACGAAAGATCGAGCATGTTGGAATCAGAGTCTCCGTTCTTGAAGACTCGATTGAATTCTATATTCGTGTCATCGGTTTAAAGCTGTTACATACGGTTGGTGAGGTTGGAGCCGACGTTCGCTTGGCCTTTCTTACCTTTCCTTCCCAGAACAGTGTTGAGGTAGAGCTGGTCTACAAGAAGGCTCCTGAAGAGCTGGCCCATGAAGGACGCGTAAATCACATCGCCTTCACAGTAGATCACATTGAGCAGGAATATGAGCGGATCGCTAACCTTGGCCTGTCTGGACTCGACAAAGAGATTCGCACCCTTGAAGGCGGCAGCCGTTATTTCTTCTTCAACGGCCCGGATGGGGAACGCATCGAGTTTTTTGAACCGGCACAGCTGGAGGAACTCTAA
- a CDS encoding class I SAM-dependent methyltransferase: MGFLSVLSMAHRLISERLSPGDLAIDATAGTGADTLFLARCCGRRGKVYSFDIQSEALRLTAERLAKAAASEHALAEVALLERSHAEMKDALPQAAHGQIGGIMFNLGYLPAEGADAAIITVPDSTLTALNASLELLRPRGILTAVLYPGHPGGDQEAAQVERWASEIPGAAGQAIIYRQLQRPAAPYLVAIEKK; encoded by the coding sequence ATGGGCTTTCTCTCCGTATTAAGCATGGCTCACCGCCTTATCTCCGAACGGCTCTCGCCAGGCGATCTGGCCATAGACGCCACTGCTGGCACAGGGGCCGATACGCTGTTCCTGGCCAGATGCTGCGGGCGGCGCGGAAAGGTGTACAGCTTCGATATCCAGTCGGAAGCGCTCCGGCTGACCGCTGAACGCCTTGCCAAGGCCGCAGCTTCAGAACATGCTCTGGCCGAGGTTGCCCTGCTTGAACGAAGCCACGCCGAGATGAAGGATGCTCTGCCCCAAGCGGCGCACGGACAGATCGGCGGGATCATGTTCAATCTTGGCTACCTGCCGGCAGAAGGTGCAGATGCGGCGATTATCACCGTGCCGGACAGCACGCTTACAGCGCTTAACGCCTCACTCGAACTGCTTCGTCCCCGGGGCATTCTTACCGCCGTATTATATCCGGGACATCCGGGAGGAGACCAGGAAGCCGCTCAGGTAGAGCGGTGGGCATCCGAAATACCTGGTGCAGCTGGACAAGCGATTATTTACCGCCAGCTGCAGCGGCCAGCCGCTCCTTATCTTGTAGCTATAGAGAAAAAATAA
- a CDS encoding TIGR01212 family radical SAM protein (This family includes YhcC from E. coli K-12, an uncharacterized radical SAM protein.), which translates to MSTQLTAASPLLWGDKRFHTWNTEMREQFGEKVFKVMLDAGFTCPNRDGSIAKGGCTFCSARGSGDFAGSRRDDLVTQFNKIRDRQHQKWPNAKYIGYFQAYTNTYAPVEELREYYEVILEQPGVVGLSIATRPDCLPDDVVDYLAELNERTYLWVEMGLQTVHESTSQLINRAHDTQCYLEAVEKLRKRGIRVCAHIIYGLPQETHEMMLETGRAVANMDVQGIKIHLLHLMRKTPMVKQYEAGLLRFLEKDEYIKLIVDTLEFLPPEMIVHRLTGDAPRDALIGPMWSLKKWEVLNGIDAELKQRDTWQGKYWRG; encoded by the coding sequence ATGAGTACACAACTAACTGCTGCTTCCCCGCTTCTGTGGGGAGACAAGAGATTTCATACATGGAACACCGAAATGCGGGAGCAATTCGGAGAGAAGGTATTTAAGGTCATGCTGGACGCGGGATTTACCTGCCCCAACCGGGACGGCTCCATTGCCAAAGGCGGATGCACGTTTTGCAGCGCCAGAGGCTCTGGAGACTTTGCCGGCAGCCGGCGGGATGACCTGGTTACACAGTTCAACAAGATTCGCGACCGCCAGCATCAAAAATGGCCGAACGCCAAATATATCGGGTATTTCCAAGCCTATACGAATACGTATGCCCCTGTCGAGGAGCTCCGGGAATATTACGAGGTCATTCTCGAGCAGCCGGGCGTAGTCGGCCTTTCCATTGCCACACGCCCAGACTGCCTTCCAGATGATGTCGTTGATTATCTTGCTGAATTGAACGAACGCACCTATTTATGGGTAGAGATGGGTCTGCAAACCGTACATGAATCCACTTCACAGCTCATTAACAGGGCCCATGACACCCAGTGTTACCTGGAAGCTGTCGAGAAGCTCCGCAAGAGGGGGATTCGGGTATGTGCCCATATTATTTACGGCTTGCCTCAAGAGACACACGAAATGATGCTTGAAACCGGGCGAGCCGTGGCTAATATGGACGTACAAGGCATCAAAATCCATCTCCTTCACCTTATGCGCAAGACTCCTATGGTGAAGCAATACGAAGCTGGATTGCTTCGTTTCTTGGAGAAGGATGAGTACATTAAGCTGATTGTCGATACGCTGGAGTTCCTTCCGCCTGAGATGATCGTGCACCGCTTGACAGGAGATGCGCCGCGCGATGCTCTGATTGGTCCGATGTGGAGCCTGAAGAAATGGGAAGTACTCAATGGCATTGACGCCGAGTTGAAGCAGCGTGATACTTGGCAAGGCAAGTATTGGAGAGGGTGA
- the trmB gene encoding tRNA (guanosine(46)-N7)-methyltransferase TrmB, translating to MRLRGRKGIRESLERQQDLVVLDPKEYRGRWKERFGNDHPIYVELGMGKGQFISGMSVKYPEVNFIGMDMYDELIRRGSEKARAAWEDQGVEQPPNLALALGNIEFIEEFFAPGELERIYLNFSDPWPKARHGRRRLTHPRFLEKYKQILNEKGEIHFKTDSQTLFEFSLNAFAAVGMQMSEISLNLHRDGLNDKHVMTEYESKFHAQGMNIHRIEVMVGEEAVRKYHERKMDAF from the coding sequence ATGCGCTTACGCGGCAGAAAAGGGATAAGAGAGAGTCTGGAGAGACAGCAGGATCTGGTCGTTCTGGACCCTAAGGAATATAGAGGACGCTGGAAGGAACGGTTTGGGAACGACCATCCGATCTATGTCGAGCTTGGCATGGGTAAGGGACAGTTTATCAGCGGCATGAGTGTGAAATATCCGGAAGTGAACTTTATCGGTATGGATATGTATGATGAGCTGATTCGCCGCGGCAGCGAGAAAGCGCGTGCGGCTTGGGAGGATCAGGGGGTAGAGCAGCCTCCGAATCTGGCTCTTGCGTTAGGCAACATCGAGTTTATTGAGGAGTTCTTTGCACCGGGCGAGCTGGAGCGCATCTATTTGAACTTCAGCGACCCATGGCCGAAGGCACGTCATGGACGCCGCCGGCTGACGCATCCGCGCTTCCTGGAGAAGTACAAGCAGATTTTGAACGAGAAGGGAGAAATTCATTTCAAGACAGACTCCCAGACGTTGTTCGAATTTTCGCTCAATGCGTTTGCCGCAGTAGGAATGCAGATGAGTGAAATTTCTCTGAATCTTCACCGTGACGGTCTGAATGATAAGCATGTGATGACCGAATATGAGAGCAAATTCCATGCTCAGGGCATGAATATTCATCGCATTGAAGTCATGGTGGGAGAAGAGGCTGTTCGTAAGTATCATGAACGCAAGATGGATGCCTTTTAA
- the ltrA gene encoding group II intron reverse transcriptase/maturase, with translation MKAEYRKGYLQRDSVEREEHAGVRSAGTRERKERGGATDLLEQILDRDNLNRAYKQVKRNHGAPGIDGMTVEDALPWLQEHRDELLQKIREGRYKPSPVRRKEIPKADGSGVRKLGIPTVVDRVIQQAVAQQLQPLFEPLFSEGSYGYRPGRSAQQAIRKVKDYAEQGYGYAVEIDLSKYFDTLNHELLMHLLRKQIQDRRVTELIKRYLKSGVMENGVHCKTEEGSPQGGPLSPLLANIYLNEFDQEMKGRGVNVIRYADDIVVLAKSKRAAVRLLESCGKYLETKLRLQINTQKSKVGSVVARKHFKFLGFALGKNKNGMYIRAHGQSLAKAKKKLKELTSRSQGRNVRQVMEKVKVYIRGWIGYYYVADMKRILQSWSEWLRRRLRMYIWKQWKKPRTKVQNLRKLGIPEWQAYQWGNSRLGYWRIAGSPVLSRSITNKKLVQAGYYDFPAQYERLRKLHLCG, from the coding sequence ATGAAAGCAGAATACCGAAAGGGCTACCTGCAAAGGGATAGCGTGGAACGCGAAGAGCATGCGGGAGTGCGGAGCGCCGGCACTCGGGAACGTAAAGAAAGAGGCGGTGCAACAGACCTGCTGGAGCAGATTCTGGACAGAGACAATCTGAACAGAGCCTACAAACAGGTCAAACGCAACCATGGAGCGCCAGGAATCGACGGAATGACCGTAGAAGACGCGCTACCCTGGCTGCAGGAACATAGAGACGAGCTGTTGCAAAAGATCCGGGAAGGCAGATACAAGCCCAGCCCAGTACGGCGCAAGGAAATTCCCAAAGCAGATGGAAGCGGAGTACGGAAGCTTGGCATACCCACGGTCGTAGACCGAGTGATTCAGCAGGCAGTCGCCCAGCAGCTCCAGCCCCTGTTCGAGCCGCTCTTCTCGGAGGGAAGCTATGGCTACCGCCCCGGTCGGAGCGCACAACAGGCCATTCGCAAGGTGAAAGACTATGCAGAACAGGGATACGGCTACGCAGTAGAAATCGACCTCTCCAAATACTTCGACACGCTGAATCATGAGCTGCTTATGCATCTTTTGCGCAAACAAATTCAGGACAGACGCGTAACCGAACTGATTAAGAGATACCTGAAAAGTGGGGTTATGGAGAACGGGGTGCACTGCAAAACAGAAGAAGGCTCCCCTCAGGGAGGCCCCCTGTCGCCGCTTCTGGCGAACATCTACCTGAACGAATTTGACCAAGAGATGAAAGGCCGCGGAGTGAACGTCATCCGCTATGCGGACGATATTGTGGTGCTTGCCAAAAGCAAACGGGCAGCGGTGCGGCTACTGGAATCCTGCGGAAAGTACCTGGAGACCAAACTGAGACTCCAGATCAATACGCAGAAAAGTAAGGTCGGTAGCGTAGTGGCTCGAAAGCACTTCAAATTTCTCGGCTTTGCCCTGGGAAAGAACAAGAACGGCATGTATATCCGTGCCCATGGACAATCCCTCGCAAAAGCGAAGAAGAAGTTGAAAGAACTCACAAGTCGCAGCCAGGGCAGAAATGTTCGCCAAGTCATGGAAAAGGTAAAAGTCTACATTCGGGGATGGATTGGTTACTACTATGTGGCCGACATGAAACGGATCCTGCAAAGCTGGAGCGAATGGTTGCGAAGACGACTGCGGATGTACATCTGGAAACAGTGGAAAAAGCCGCGAACAAAAGTACAAAACCTGCGGAAGCTGGGGATACCGGAATGGCAGGCTTACCAGTGGGGCAATTCCCGTCTCGGGTACTGGCGCATCGCCGGAAGTCCAGTGTTGTCTCGTTCCATAACAAACAAAAAGCTCGTACAGGCAGGATATTATGACTTTCCTGCGCAATACGAGCGTTTACGTAAATTGCACTTATGCGGTTGA
- a CDS encoding MGDG synthase family glycosyltransferase, giving the protein MQKQRVLLLSEGFGAGHTQAAYALSSSLRKTSPNVQTKVLELGSFLNPRVAPLIITAYKKTVSSQPRLVRMMYRSNYKKSLNRFTTLALHRLFYTHTTQLIRQLHPDVIVCTHPIPSAVISRIKRLGLDVPLCTVITDYDAHGTWISREVNCYLVSTNLVKEKLLDRGVDSSKIRVTGIPVHPNFWERHSKEEIRTQFHLKDMPTVLVMGGGWGFMKDEAVNSLLASYRDKIQIIFCFGSNKKSMQRMEEDERFRHPNIHLFGFTREIDKLMEVSDLLVTKPGGMTCSEGLAKGIPMLFHKPLPGQEEENSQYFASQGWGTPITSLDVITNWVHQLTDNYEEVVRKRQEVLDHIDRYHPMGSARVIIELLEQTKKRMFS; this is encoded by the coding sequence GTGCAAAAACAACGAGTATTACTACTATCTGAGGGGTTTGGCGCGGGTCACACCCAAGCTGCTTACGCACTCTCCAGCAGTTTACGCAAAACTTCGCCGAACGTGCAGACGAAAGTACTTGAGCTTGGCAGCTTTTTAAATCCAAGAGTAGCGCCCCTCATCATTACAGCGTACAAGAAAACGGTATCTTCCCAGCCTCGTCTCGTGCGGATGATGTACCGAAGCAATTATAAAAAATCGTTGAACCGCTTCACTACGCTTGCGCTTCACCGCCTTTTTTATACGCATACAACACAACTAATCCGGCAGCTGCATCCCGACGTCATCGTCTGCACGCATCCGATTCCAAGCGCGGTCATCTCCCGCATTAAACGCCTTGGTTTAGACGTGCCGCTCTGCACTGTTATTACTGATTATGACGCGCATGGAACGTGGATCAGCCGGGAAGTGAACTGCTATCTCGTCTCAACCAATTTGGTCAAGGAGAAGCTTCTCGACCGCGGGGTGGACAGCTCCAAGATTCGAGTAACTGGCATTCCCGTTCACCCTAACTTCTGGGAACGTCATAGCAAAGAGGAAATCCGAACTCAATTTCATTTAAAGGATATGCCTACAGTGCTTGTGATGGGCGGAGGCTGGGGCTTCATGAAGGATGAAGCCGTCAACTCCCTGCTGGCCAGCTATCGTGACAAGATTCAGATCATCTTCTGCTTCGGCAGCAACAAGAAATCGATGCAGAGAATGGAAGAAGATGAGCGGTTTCGCCACCCTAATATTCATTTATTCGGGTTTACCCGCGAAATTGACAAGTTAATGGAAGTATCGGACCTACTGGTCACCAAGCCCGGCGGCATGACCTGCTCCGAAGGCTTAGCCAAAGGGATTCCCATGCTGTTTCATAAACCTCTTCCTGGACAGGAAGAGGAGAATTCGCAATACTTCGCTTCACAGGGCTGGGGAACTCCGATCACCTCGCTCGATGTCATTACGAATTGGGTTCACCAGTTGACGGACAACTATGAAGAGGTCGTCCGCAAACGCCAGGAGGTACTGGATCACATAGACCGTTATCATCCGATGGGCAGTGCGCGTGTAATTATTGAATTATTGGAACAGACCAAAAAAAGGATGTTCTCCTGA
- a CDS encoding phosphatase PAP2 family protein, which translates to MERLLTKFKQLDQRLFVGINTGLHHSSLNFILYYLTNLGGATFTILASLSIWAFAPQPWSRVGLIAFAALALSHIPVALTKKTYPRVRPYLTLPGTNTFRNPLKDHSFPSGHTTAIFSLTVPFIAASPVLATILIPTALLVAISRIYLGLHYPSDVAAGGVIGTLVALGTVAIWP; encoded by the coding sequence ATGGAGCGATTGTTAACCAAGTTCAAGCAGTTGGATCAGCGGCTTTTTGTAGGAATTAACACCGGGCTTCATCATAGCTCACTGAATTTTATTCTTTATTATTTAACGAATTTGGGCGGTGCCACCTTTACGATTCTAGCGAGCCTGTCCATTTGGGCCTTTGCGCCCCAGCCATGGAGCAGAGTGGGATTAATCGCTTTTGCTGCACTAGCGCTTAGTCACATCCCTGTTGCTTTAACCAAGAAGACTTACCCGAGAGTTCGTCCCTATTTGACGCTGCCTGGAACGAATACATTCAGAAATCCGCTCAAGGATCATTCGTTCCCTTCAGGCCACACAACAGCAATCTTCTCGCTCACCGTTCCTTTTATCGCAGCAAGCCCTGTTCTCGCCACAATCCTAATTCCCACCGCCCTACTTGTCGCCATATCTCGAATTTATTTGGGGCTTCACTACCCTTCCGATGTCGCTGCAGGCGGAGTGATCGGCACCTTGGTCGCGTTAGGAACGGTTGCAATATGGCCTTAA